The following proteins are co-located in the Anoplopoma fimbria isolate UVic2021 breed Golden Eagle Sablefish chromosome 18, Afim_UVic_2022, whole genome shotgun sequence genome:
- the lamp5 gene encoding lysosome-associated membrane glycoprotein 5 translates to MGRLGFSTTESARLLLLGVLVLSVVLAEQEGENLSGLSTNPDKAIFAVRENGTTCLMVEFAVRFLVPYDVLALNGIDLITEQAAFTLPRGAEIEGKCGNTESEIHITWKNNAYTLRIYFSKEFRDKGVEVWKISKVQFVYDTSETSHFINAYNPGKHTANTHHLSALVTPAGLSYVCTAQQTLTLISSDHQKGVTISMYDTQIQPFDIASDFIFSEPYKCITDQRERLEETLPIILGFILALIIVITLVVYHFHLKLTATQPQLPRDRSMYKNM, encoded by the exons GTGTGCTggtgctgtccgtggtgctggcGGAGCAGGAGGGGGAGAACCTGTCCGGTCTGTCCACCAACCCAGACAAAGCCATCTTTGCGGTCCGGGAGAACGGCACGACCTGCTTGATGGTGGAGTTTGCCGTGAGATTCCTCGTCCCATATGACGTGCTTGCACTCAATGGGATAGAC CTGATCACCGAGCAGGCTGCGTTCACTCTGCCCCGTGGTGCAGAAATCGAGGGTAAATGTGGGAACACAGAGTCAGAGATCCACATCACCTGGAAGAACAACGCCTACACACTCCGCATCTACTTCTCCAAG gagTTCCGTGACAAGGGCGTTGAGGTGTGGAAGATTAGTAAGGTTCAGTTCGTCTATGACACCTCGGAGACATCACATTTCATCAACGCGTACAACC CTGGGAAGCACACAGCCAACACCCACCACCTGTCGGCCCTGGTGACCCCCGCCGGGCTCTCCTATGTGTGCACGGCGCAGCAGACGCTCACGCTCATCTCAAGCGACCACCAGAAGGGCGTCACCATCTCCATGTACGACACCCAGATCCAGCCCTTCGACATCGCCTCTGACTTCATATTCAGCGAAC CCTACAAGTGCATCACTGACCAGCGGGAGCGCCTGGAGGAGACCCTCCCCATCATTCTGGGCTTCATTTTGGCCCTCATTATCGTCATCACACTCGTCGTCTACCACTTCCACCTGAAGCTGACGGCGACCCAGCCCCAGCTGCCCAGAGATCGCTCCATGTACAAGAACATGTAG